Proteins from one Monodelphis domestica isolate mMonDom1 chromosome 6, mMonDom1.pri, whole genome shotgun sequence genomic window:
- the LOC100025071 gene encoding putative olfactory receptor 5AK3, whose product MIHRNGTRVTEFILLGFAVQQELQYILFLVFLVIYMTSLVGNVGMILLIKGDARLHTPMYFFLQNLAFVDLCYTSAITPKMLLNFLVSDKSISFSGCVMQLYVYGIFATIECYLLAAMAIDRYVAICNPLRYPVVMSQKVCILLVTVSYVMGFLNATTHTSFLFSLSFCNNIINHFFCDVPPILALSCSNIDVNVMLLIVFVGFNLSSTLLVVFFSYVYILAAILRMSSASGRHKAFSTCASHLMAVIIFYGTLSYMYLQPSSSESQENDKIASVFYGIVIPMLNPLIYSLRNKEVKEAVKVLIKSCS is encoded by the coding sequence ATGATCCATAGAAATGGCACCAGAGTGACTGAGTTCATTCTGCTGGGATTTGCTGTTCAACAAGAACTACAATATATTCTCTTCCTTGTGTTTCTAGTCATCTACATGACTTCTCTAGTAGGCAATGTTGGTATGATTCTGCTCATCAAGGGTGATGCCCGCCTTCACACTCCCAtgtattttttcctccaaaacttGGCTTTTGTTGACCTCTGTTACACCTCTGCCATTACTCCCAAGATGTTACTGAACTTCCTGGTCTCAGATAAATCGATCTCATTCTCTGGGTGTGTGATGCAATTGTATGTTTATGGCATATTTGCCACAATTGAATGTTACCTTCTGGCTGCCATGGCTATAGACCGTTATGTGGCCATCTGCAACCCACTCCGTTATCCAGTGGTCATGTCCCAAAAGGTCTGCATCCTACTCGTCACTGTCTCCTATGTTATGGGTTTCCTGAATGCCACCACACACACAagctttctcttttccctgtcCTTCTGTAATAATATAATCAATCACTTCTTTTGTGATGTGCCCCCAATCCTGGCCCTTTCCTGTTCTAATATTGATGTCAATGTCATGTTGTTAATAGTTTTTGTGGGCTTTAACCTGTCAAGTACATTGCTGGTTGTGTTCTTCTCCTATGTTTACATCCTGGCTGCCATCTTGAGGATGTCCTCTGCTTCAGGAAGGCACAAAGCCTTCTCTACTTGTGCTTCCCACCTGATGGCTGTCATCATTTTCTATGGCACACTCTCTTACATGTATTTACAACCTTCTTCCAGTGAGTCACAAGAGAATGATAAAATTGCCTCTGTGTTTTATGGGATTGTGATACCTATGCTGAACCCCCTGATCTATAGTCTAAGGAACAAGGAGGTAAAAGAGGCTGTTAAAGTTCTCATAAAAAGTTGTTCATGA
- the LOC100617620 gene encoding putative olfactory receptor 5AK3, giving the protein MTQGNGTRVTEFILLGFAVRQELQYILFIVFLVIYMTSLVGNVGMILLIKYHSRLHTPMYFFLQHLAFVDLCYTSAITPKMLLNFLVSDKSISFSGCVVQLLVYATFATIECYLLSAMAIDRYVAICNPLHYAVVMSRKACVQLLTGSYFMGSLNASVHTGFAFSLVFCNSNIINHFFCDVPPILALSCSNVDVNVMLLIVFVGFNLSSTLLVVFLSYVYILAAILRMPSAAGRHKAFSTCASHLMAVIIFYGTLSYMYLQPSSSESQENDKVASVFYGIVIPMLNPLIYSLRNKEVKEAVKILVKSCL; this is encoded by the coding sequence ATGACTCAAGGAAATGGCACCAGAGTGACTGAGTTTATTCTATTGGGATTTGCAGTTCGACAAGAATTACAATACATTCTCTTCATTGTGTTCCTGGTCATCTACATGACTTCTCTGGTGGGCAATGTTGGTATGATTCTGCTCATCAAATATCATTCTCGCCTTCACACccccatgtattttttccttcaacACTTGGCCTTTGTTGACCTCTGTTATACCTCTGCTATCACTCCCAAGATGTTACTGAACTTCTTGGTATCAGATAAATCTATCTCATTCTCAGGGTGTGTAGTCCAATTATTGGTCTATGCTACATTTGCCACAATCGAATGTTACCTTCTTTCTGCCATGGCCATAGATCGCTATGTGGCCATCTGTAATCCATTACACTATGCAGTGGTCATGTCCCGGAAGGCTTGTGTCCAGCTACTCACTGGATCCTATTTCATGGGATCCCTGAATGCCTCTGTTCACACAGGCTTTGCCTTTTCATTGGTCTTCTGCAATTCCAACATAATCAATCACTTCTTTTGTGATGTGCCCCCAATCCTGGCCCTTTCCTGTTCTAATGTTGATGTCAATGTCATGTTGTTAATAGTTTTTGTGGGTTTTAATCTGTCAAGTACATTGCTGGTTGTGTTTCTCTCCTACGTTTACATCTTGGCTGCCATCTTAAGGATGCCCTCAGCCGCAGGGAGGCACAAAGCTTTCTCTACTTGTGCCTCCCACCTGATGGCTGTCATCATTTTCTATGGCACACTCTCTTACATGTATTTACAACCTTCTTCCAGTGAATCCCAAGAGAATGATAAAGTGGCTTCTGTATTTTATGGTATCGTGATACCCATGCTGAACCCCTTGATCTACAGTCTGAGGAACAAGGAGGTAAAAGAGGCTGTGAAGATTCTAGTAAAGAGTTGCTTATAA